One Glycine max cultivar Williams 82 chromosome 3, Glycine_max_v4.0, whole genome shotgun sequence DNA window includes the following coding sequences:
- the LOC100813771 gene encoding PsbP domain-containing protein 6, chloroplastic-like (The RefSeq protein has 1 substitution compared to this genomic sequence) has translation MTTFAFTSLLPLTVSSPSSSSKFSAFHAIRASLDSEYVASRHTLRREFLKGVALMPLPLVVMREPPPSHAREVEVGSFLPPSPSDPSFVLFKATPKDTPAPRAGNVQPYKFILPPTWKQARVANILSGNYCQPKCAEPWVEVKFEDEKQGKVQVVASPLIRLTNKPNASIEDIGSPEKLIASLGPFVTGNTLDPDELLETSVEKIGDQTYYKYVLETPYALTGTHNLAKATAKGNTVVLFVVSANDKQWQTSEETLKAVLNSFEV, from the exons ATGACAACCTTTGCATTCACTTCCTTGCTCCCACTTACAGTCTCATCACCATCTTCATCTTCCAAATTCTCAGCTTTTCATGCTATCAGAGCCTCATTAGATTCTGAGTATGTTGCCTCCCGACACACCCTTAGAAGGGAATTCTTGAAGGGTGTTGCTTTGATGCCTCTGCCACTTGTTGTGATGAGAGAACCACCCCCTTCACATGCTAGAGAAGTTGAGGTTGGCTCCTTCCTTCCACCCTCTCCCTCTGACCCTTCTTTCGTTCTCTTCAAGGCCACTCCCAAGGACACTCCAGCCCTTCGAGCAG GAAATGTGCAGCCATACAAGTTTATCCTCCCCCCGACTTGGAAACAGGCTCGTGTAGCAAATATATTATCTGGAAATTACTGCCAGCCTAAATGTGCAGAGCCCTGGGTGGAGGTTAAGTTTGAAgatgaaaaacaaggaaaagTTCAGGTTGTTGCTTCGCCTTTGATACGCCTTACCAACAAACCGAATGCATCAATTGAGGACATCGGGAGCCCAGAAAAACTGATTGCTTCTCTTGGGCCATTTGTCACTGGAAACACTTTGGATCCAGATGAGCTCCTTGAGACTTCTGTTGAAAAGATTGGCGATCAGACA TACTACAAATACGTGCTCGAAACACCATATGCTCTCACAGGAACACACAATCTTGCAAAAGCAACAGCAAAGGGAAACACTGTTGTTTTGTTTGTGGTTAGTGCCAATGACAAGCAGTGGCAAACTTCTGAGGAGACTCTAAAGGCCGTGCTTAATTCCTTTGAAGTTTAG